TGGAGGTCCGTCATGAAGTATGAATAGATTGtctttgatcattttgagTTTCGACACATCATCTGGTAATTTCATGACTTCAGCcatgaattctttcaactgaGAGGTATAAACATCCTGCGAGGATTGTGGTATCAATTGATCTAAAGTCTTCTGTAAATTGGATCTGTTTGGAAACTTGGTCTTCGGCAAGATCAAAGTCTTTTGGTAAACATGCTGATCCGAATAGTACCGTCGACTAGTGACCCTAGCGACACATCGACGTAGCATTGGTTAGAGCGGAGAGCGCAATTGCTGTGTAtactctttctttctttattcttcaCTTGACAAACACCCGAGCGTCTTTTTCGCCTCGTAGATCATAATAATACAAAACAGCTCTGATTCAACTTTTTATATGTAGAGTTGTATGGCACTAGGAACCAAGATGCTGAGAATAACACGAAAGAACCACTCTAACATGCTCTCGTCCTCCAATTGCAGTTACCGATGCAATTAATTGTTTTGGTCGGGTGCTATCAAACAATGACATTACGGAAGGAATTTGAACGCATTTTTTGAGCCTTATAATTTCACAAGCAGGTTACGTAGTAGCCCAGTTATTCAAACTATCCATATCCGACACACCTGTGGTTCGTACACTGTTCGAAAGATTAGCCGCCCAGGTCAATGCCCGTACCCTCCAACAAACTCCCcaaaaagcttcaaattgcTATCCAAGGACACACATCGTCGTGTGTACTTAACCAAGTATGCCGAATTACGATATTAATCATTTTGGAGCCAGCTCTCGTCTTCATCCGTGagtattgaagaagtatAAAAGTTCTATGCTCTCTAATAGTTATTTGACTATGTTCGTATCTTATGACAACCAATACTATTGCCAAAAAGTGTGGCTTTCTTGGTCATCGAGCCTTGAAATATCGATAAGCTTTAACCAACTATTCAAGTTCAACTCCAACTTCACCACCAGGACTAGCTTCCAGAGGATAGAGAGGTAGTGGCCACACGACAAGATGAGCGACGAGGCGCTGTTCTTCAGACAGGCTGCGGAAGCGATTGTAGCGACTTCCTTAAATGCTGCTAATGTAGATCCTACTATAAGAGAATTATTGAGTCGAATCAAGTACGTGAATCCAAATTACCACAGGCGCAGGCGCAAGTGGGCCAGGTCAGTTCTGATTCTGTTCCAGAAAACAAGTCTAATGATCATAATACGCTTGAGTTCTTCACAAATCCTTTGAACTTGAGTATGGCAGAGGCAGGGTCTTCACATGCTCATATGGACGAAGGTTTCACCCCTCCATTAAAAAGTGGAAAGAAATCTGCAAGTGAAAGTTTACAGAACGAAACGAAAGGGGAGAGTGAGAAGTCATCGAgtgatgaaaagaagtATTCATGCTCGAAATGCAAATTAGAGTTTCGTCGAACTTCAGATTTGAGAAGACATGAGAGAACACATTTGCCCGTACTACCTAATATTTGTTCACAGTGTGGGAAAGGGTTTGCCCGTAaggatgctttgaaaagacaCTCCAATACGTTGACCTGTAGGCGGAACAGAAGCAAATTACTAAGCATTGGAGGTGATATAAATGAAATATTGGAGAGGGCGCAGCAAACGGGCAATGGGACTTAGTCCCGTAGTTTTTGTACTTAATTCAGAGATATGTAACAAGTGAATTACGTAACTTATTCGACTTCGCCTTCGAAAGTTTGACCTTCAACCAACTCTGGGATACTCTCGTCCTTGTTTCCAGCTTCTTCGCCACCTTGGGCACCCTTTTGAGCTTGTTGAgcttgttgcaattgagcaCTCAATTGGGTCAAAGCCTGAATGGATTCAGGGCCCATTTGAGAGATAATGTTTGGGAACAATTCTTGCAAACCCTTTTCCTGTGGGATACCGTAGAAGACGGAAGTGTTATGTTGTGGAGCGACTTGAACACCgactttgttgaaatgcATAACGTTACCAtcgtctttgaaaaagttgGCTTCGGCAACGTTATCGACAGTAACGGCGTGGAACTTGGCCAATTGAGCTTGCAATTTGGTGTCATCCTTGttagaagaagacaaagaaccagtcttcttggtcatctttcttctggTACCACCAACCTTGTTCTTGGCAGACAACTTTTGCAACTTGGCTAATTTCTCTTGGTCAACTGGCATCTTTCAATTATTTgtgatctttttgattcCTGATAGGTCCTTAAGCTCTTTTATGAATATAAAGATGTTAATTAACCAATATATCAAGGCAATTGACCGTCTTGGTTGCGTATCCTTGCCCTTGCTAGCTCATTCACTCACTCACTGCTTCCCTCTGCCTACGCTGAACAATTCTCACCGCTGAatctccaaaatttttcagtgcCGTCGCGGGCGACTTGTCGTACATAGTAACAGTGTACGAGGACGAGTATCATGACTTAGCGCATACTGGAACAGTCTAATACAGTCATTGTTAAAATAGAACCAGGGCATTCTTAAAGAACTATATTCAAGATTCTCACATAGATTCCCTCAACAGTGTTATAACAGTATTCCTTATTGCTCTTCAGGTCACTGGCGTCAGCAAGTAGCACCCAACAATATCACTAATAAGTTTTTAGATTGTAATGGCAGTCACGGCTATGGCGACAAAGATCTTAACGTAACAAGAGATAGTCTCGGCAGGATAATGATTATGCCAGTAATAAACATAATTGCAGTATATATACGCTACTGGTCCAGCTGGTAATTGGTGTATTACCAGGCATTAATGGGATATAGCATAGTACCTGGCAGGGGCATGTCTAATTGCTGACCAACCCATCAGTTTTCTGATGGAGACCAAGATAACAAGATAAGATACAGCGGCGTGCGGCGCTACCAATCATATTAGAATGGATGATATATATCACTCAATACTGGGATCCTGGATCTGTGTGGGTGTCTAGAAGAACATCAAAAGACCGCTTTCACAGACCACTTCATAGGCCCTTTATGCATGTCTTCGGGTCCCTGGCCATAGCCTGAAGTATGAACGTCATTAATACGTAGCGATAAGATCCGGTAGAATGACGCTCGTTGAATTATCCATTGGTATATAATAGTCGTACTTTCATAGCTAACAAGAAATAACAGGTCTCTTGGCCCAGTTGGTTAAGGCACCGTGCTAATAACGCGGGGATCAGCGGTTCGATCCCGCTAGAGACCATTCTTTTTTGCATATTCTATCTTTTTGTTACATATATGGAAGTATCTACATGAGTATTGGAATTTACTAGAATATAAGTAAATTATGTATTGATGTTTTTGTACTGACTTGAAGAGCAAGTGGAACTTTAGCTTCAACGAAAAATTAGGTTTTTAAAATATACATATCAACCACACCAGCATTCATTCTATCGTAATCatttcatttctttgacttgctcttcttaccaaagagaccaaattttttcttcttgtccttcttGTTGCCTTTGttagatgaagaagagtcaCCAGTGAGCTCAACGCTATCATCATTGGCATCGCTTGACTGAAATCCAGCATTGCTTGGAGATGGAGAGGATTCGGGCCCATTGACATTGATCTGCGGAGGCGATGATACCTGTGTGGAGACTTGAATTGGACGTGCGCTGTTATTCTGCTCGTTCATAGGGTTGTGAACGACAGAGTTCATCGACATGTTTGGATTCATACCATTATTTTGTATGGTCGTACTGGAACTGAACTGTCTCtgagcttgaaattccaaTGTTTGGGAGTTAGATCCTGCAGAACTGGGTTGGTCGTTGAGTGGCAAAGCGCCTGGTTTCGTAGGGTCGGACAGGTTAAGCTTAGGATTGGAGCTGCTTGCGTTGTTATTCAGGCCAAAATTACTCTGTTGTCTAGGACGAGGTGGCATATTCAAGTTCCCTGTCGAAAGCGAGTTTAGGCGTGTTTGACTTGACGCAGGAGGTCTTCCAAAATTGTTCAAACCAAGACTCGACGCATTGCCAATAATAGGCATATTACTGTTTCTGTTTTTGCGGCTTGTAGGCTTGATCGAATACTGATGGTGTGACTGGAGTGGAACAGGTCCCATGGGATTTGCCTGGCTCGTGACAACAGAGTTTTGTCTATGTCCAACAGGGGCAACAGGGTCCACAAAGTTATTAGCTGATGCTGTCTGGATTGGTGCTGCACCATGCATAGACCTATTGGGACGAACACTAGAAGCCTGTTGCAAATGGTTGAAGGAAGATTTTCTGTTGCCCAAAGTGGGTGAAATAGCGTTGGCTGATTGCTTCTGACCCTTCACAAATCTTGGTTGGTGAggctgctgttgctgtacagttcttctttgtaGTTCCAATTCACGTTCTTGCAGATCCAGTTCCCTTTTACGGATCTCTAATTCGcgttctttcaaagttttaTCATTCTCTAACCCACTTCCACTACCGCTATGACTATCACTGCTGTTCAGAGAGCCAGAAGTTGGTGGCGGTGTTGGTTGTTGCAGGTGCTCTTTCAAAGGAGAATCTCCGTAATTGACGCCATAAAGTgcaacatcttcaatatcCCTTAAGTTGGGAGTTCCAGTAGGACCATATTGATCTTGCACCACTGCTTCGCGATCGTTCCAGTGATTGCCGTCTACGGGCTTTTGATGGTAGCCATTGGTCAAAACGTTCTTTTCTTCCCTCATTTTTTGGATATCTATCTCATGTCTCTTCGTTAGATTAGCAATCTCTTGTCTAAAAGAGCCAAGCTGATTCTGCAAAACTTGCACCTGCTTCTTGGAGGCTTGACTTTCGTTTTGTAATTGGCTTGTCAGCGCCTCTTTATCTTGTAGACTTTTCTGCAGGTTAGCTACTTCGTCTTTCAACCTGATTTTCTCGTCCGCCATCAGTTTCAGTTTTGATTTGACATCTTGTTGGTCCTCAATTCTGGTAAACCATTTAGACTTCCCTTCGTTCAACTTTTGATACTGGCACATTAAAGAGTACAGGAACTCAAGGTAAGGCGTTTTGATACCATAGTCGTCAGCTAACAAAATTGGTTGAAGTAGCAACATGTCGGT
This DNA window, taken from Torulaspora delbrueckii CBS 1146 chromosome 2, complete genome, encodes the following:
- the MET31 gene encoding Met31p (similar to Saccharomyces cerevisiae MET32 (YDR253C) and MET31 (YPL038W); ancestral locus Anc_8.486) — protein: MAEAGSSHAHMDEGFTPPLKSGKKSASESLQNETKGESEKSSSDEKKYSCSKCKLEFRRTSDLRRHERTHLPVLPNICSQCGKGFARKDALKRHSNTLTCRRNRSKLLSIGGDINEILERAQQTGNGT
- the EGD1 gene encoding Egd1p (similar to Saccharomyces cerevisiae BTT1 (YDR252W) and EGD1 (YPL037C); ancestral locus Anc_8.485), encoding MPVDQEKLAKLQKLSAKNKVGGTRRKMTKKTGSLSSSNKDDTKLQAQLAKFHAVTVDNVAEANFFKDDGNVMHFNKVGVQVAPQHNTSVFYGIPQEKGLQELFPNIISQMGPESIQALTQLSAQLQQAQQAQKGAQGGEEAGNKDESIPELVEGQTFEGEVE
- the SVL3 gene encoding Svl3p (similar to Saccharomyces cerevisiae PAM1 (YDR251W) and SVL3 (YPL032C); ancestral locus Anc_8.484) — encoded protein: MGSSTMLRVLIVGNNPNLMLYTSRFQLAKSVELYHVSESKSNTFTVETKEYGSDQFQLENHFTSISNLIEAFKQSSEHSSIIFDMIVLSAASLQEISSSASHLNPMININTKLFLESSGFVQLEPFVKMSLDLPNLNIFSITTDCDIRQVGPTQYKQFGEQASSSIYLGESSFAKQQQQQQQNSKTSPANSSSSLGQIATKYPKNLIALLDTFQRLFEKLFPNDKISLCNYSAAEFVSQQWALAIPKICFEPLLILFEETIPSELHQHILAKPLISGLVTEVITVMKSMGAKLNGNMENETSLLSHWQRQFPNPNETPSLVYHFAKRTASLNTDMLLLQPILLADDYGIKTPYLEFLYSLMCQYQKLNEGKSKWFTRIEDQQDVKSKLKLMADEKIRLKDEVANLQKSLQDKEALTSQLQNESQASKKQVQVLQNQLGSFRQEIANLTKRHEIDIQKMREEKNVLTNGYHQKPVDGNHWNDREAVVQDQYGPTGTPNLRDIEDVALYGVNYGDSPLKEHLQQPTPPPTSGSLNSSDSHSGSGSGLENDKTLKERELEIRKRELDLQERELELQRRTVQQQQPHQPRFVKGQKQSANAISPTLGNRKSSFNHLQQASSVRPNRSMHGAAPIQTASANNFVDPVAPVGHRQNSVVTSQANPMGPVPLQSHHQYSIKPTSRKNRNSNMPIIGNASSLGLNNFGRPPASSQTRLNSLSTGNLNMPPRPRQQSNFGLNNNASSSNPKLNLSDPTKPGALPLNDQPSSAGSNSQTLEFQAQRQFSSSTTIQNNGMNPNMSMNSVVHNPMNEQNNSARPIQVSTQVSSPPQINVNGPESSPSPSNAGFQSSDANDDSVELTGDSSSSNKGNKKDKKKKFGLFGKKSKSKK